The Rhodohalobacter sp. SW132 genomic sequence GTAAAGGCGGTGTAGGAAAAACGACCGTGGCTGCTGCCGTGGCGCTGAAACTGGCTCAAAAAGGGTACCCCGTACATCTTACCACAACCGATCCGGCGGCCCATCTTCAGGATCACATTGGTGAAATGGAACTGCCTGAAAATCTGGACCTCGACCGCATCGATCCGGACGCCGAGAAATTGTCATACATCGAAAAAGTTTTAAAGCAGAAAGGAAAAGGCAAAACAGATGAAGAACTGAAACTCCTGCGGGAAGACCTGGAGTCACCCTGTACGGAAGAAGTTGCGGTTTTCCACGCCTTTTCAAAAGCAATCCATCAAGCCAAACGAAAATTTGTGGTGATGGATACGGCGCCAACCGGTCACACATTGATGCTGCTTGATACCACGGGAAGCTATCATAAAGAGGTATTGCGGAACAGTAATATGGCAGCAGGCAAACTGAAAACACCCTACATGTACTTGCAGGATCCGGAGTATTCCAAGCTGCTTATTGTGGCACTGCCGGAAACTACGCCCATCAGTGAGGCGGCGAAACTGCAGGATGATCTGCGCCGATCGGGAATTGAACCGTATGCATGGATCGCCAACCAGAGTATGTCGGCCGCAAATGTAACGGATCCACTTCTGAAACAGCGTGCAGCTGAAGAGGTCCCGCTGCTGAAAAAAATTGAAGAGGAACATGCCAGCCGGCTTTACAGCATCCCGTGGATTGTAGAAGAGCGGGTATTGGAATCCCTGGTCCGTGATCCGGAAATTTCACAGCCAGCAGTTTAAAAATTGGAATTCTAAATTTAGTTCTAAAACCAAACGATCAAACAGAAGCTATTAAAATTTATGAACCGGGAACTTCAAATCTTTATCCAGGAAATCGAAACCGAAATCTCTCAAATCGCTGAAGAGAGAAAAAAAGTGCTGGACGAGATTTCCGGTTATGTCCGAGAAAAAGTTAGGAAGGACGAACCTGCAAAACTGACGTTCATTTGCACACACAACAGTCGCCGCAGCACGATGGGTCAGATCTGGGCCGCTTCGATGGCGCACCATTACGGTTTAAAACGGGTGGAAACCTTTTCCGGAGGAACAGAAACCACGGCGTTCAATCCACGGGCGGTTGCTGCAGTGGAGCGGGCCGGATTTACGGTAAAAAATAATGACGGAAAGAATCCACATTATCGTGTCTATTTTTCGGAGGATGCTGAACCATTGGAGTGTTTTTCCAAAACCTACGATGATCCGTTCAACCCCCAAAAAGAGTTTGCTGCAGTGATGACCTGTTCTGATGCGGATCAAAACTGTCCGTTTATTCCCGGCGCAGAAAAACGGATATCGGTGCCCTACAGAGATCCAAAGGAATCGGATGGTACAGGTAAGGAGAAAGAGATTTATGATGAGCGTTGCCGACAGATTGCCACGGAGATGGCGTATGTGATGAACCGGGTGTGAGGTTTGAAATAAGCTCCGGTTCAATTTTTCTTTGAACCGGATCTATTACGGGTTCATTTACACTTCAACCACTACTTCTTCAGCGGTCAAATTGGACCGTATGTTTTTAATCCATCGTTCGGTAACACGCTCTTCATCACCAAACGTAAATCCCTCTTTTCCTTCAAAAATAGGAAGGTTTAGTTTTCGGGTTTGGCTTTTTTTCAACACGATCTGGATTCCAATGATCAGAATCTGAGACTCTGAGCCGTCATCAGCCCGCTTCTTTTGTTGATGCTTATAAAAAGAGCAGCTTTGAATATCATCCAGCCCAATGAGGGTATCATTTCCACTTTTAAGGTGTAAGAACATGCGGTTGGGAATGTCTATTCCGATTGCGGTTCCATCTCTTAAAATTTCCGATGTATCAAACTTCAGGCCGTAATTTCGTGCTGCGTTTTCGAATACATTGCGTGTTTTGCTCTGCTTTCGCCACTGCGAAAATTGGTGCATCCCAATGGGTATGAAAAATGTAGAAAGTGCAGTGATACCAATCAGAATTGATGTTAAATCGATGTCCATCTCTATATAAATTTAAAGTCATAGGTAAACAGATTTCACGATGGCCGTTTATCGTATCAACCGGGAGGGGAAATCTGCGTTTTAAATTGTGTCTGTTCGGGTGTTCATAACCCGTGAGAAGGATCTACAGATGAGAA encodes the following:
- a CDS encoding protein-tyrosine-phosphatase, which translates into the protein MNRELQIFIQEIETEISQIAEERKKVLDEISGYVREKVRKDEPAKLTFICTHNSRRSTMGQIWAASMAHHYGLKRVETFSGGTETTAFNPRAVAAVERAGFTVKNNDGKNPHYRVYFSEDAEPLECFSKTYDDPFNPQKEFAAVMTCSDADQNCPFIPGAEKRISVPYRDPKESDGTGKEKEIYDERCRQIATEMAYVMNRV